GTTGCCGCCGAATCCCACCTTACCTGCGGACGCTGCTTTCAATGCCGGACCGGGCAGGCGCACGTCTGCCGGAGCTATCGCATTCTCGGCGTCGATCTGGACGGGTCCTACGCTGAATATGTGGCCCTGCCGGAAGCCGTGCTGTGGAAAACGGCGCCCGACATTCCCCCGCACCTCGCCTGCATTCAGGAGCCGCTCGGCAACGCCGTGGACGCGGCCTTGGCGGAAGACGTGACGGGCCAGACCCTCTTGATCACCGGCTGCGGCCCCACCGGCCTGTTCGCCGCCGCCGTCGCTCGGACCGCGGGGGCCGCGACGATCATCGCGTCGGACGTGAGCGACTACCGACTGGGCCTGGCCAAGCAGCTCGGCGTCGATCACACCTTGAATGTCAAGGCCGATACGCCCGAGGCCATCGCGTCGGCCATCCGAGACATCACGGAGGGCGAAGGGGTGGATGCGTCGCTGGAGATGTCGGGCGACCCGACCGCGCTGCATCAGGCCTTCCAGGCGGTCAAGAACGGAGGGCGCGTGACGCTGTTCGGTATTCCCAAAGGTCCGATCTGCTTCGACCTGCCGAACGAGATCATCTTCAAAGGCATTCGCGTGTACGGGGTGACCGGACGGCGTCTGTTCGAGACCTGGTATCGCATTGCCGGGTTGTTCAAGGCAGGGCTCGATGTTCGCCCCGTCGTGACCCATACGTTTCCGCTGGCGGAGTTTGAGCAGGGTTTTGCGCTCCTCAATTCGGGCCAGTGCGGGAAGGTGGTGCTATTTCCGTGAAACGAGGTGCTGGGTGCTCAATGCTGAGTGCTCAGCACCATCAAGGAGTGCTAACCATTCCTTCCTCAGCACCCAGCACTCGGTACTAAGGACTGAGGCGACATGGCCTACACGTCGTTGAAGAAAGCGGTCGAACGTCAACTGGCCGAGATCCGCAGCGCCGGCCTGTACAAGACCGAGCGGCAACTGATCGGTCCGCAGGCGGCCGAGATCCAAGTGGCCCACGGCCAAGGCCAACGAGCCGCGCTGAACTTCTGCGCCAACAACTATCTCGGGCTGGCCAACCATCCCGAGATCCGCAAGGCCGCGAAGGACGGGTTGGATCAACACGGCTACGGCATGGCCTCCGTGCGGTTCATCTGCGGGACGCAGGATCTGCATAAGCGCCTTGAACGGGCGCTGACCACTTTCCTCGGGACCGGGGACACGATCCTCTACAGTTCCTGTTTCGATGCGAACGGCGGCTTGTTCGAAACGCTCTTAGGCGAAGAGGACGCGGTCATCAGCGACGCGCTCAACCATGCAAGCCTGATCGACGGGATTCGCCTCTGCAAAGCCAAACGGTTTCGTTATGCCCACGCGGATATGGGCGAGTTGGAAACGGCGCTGAAGGATGCCGCGTCCTGCCGCCTCCGGCTGATCGCCACCGACGGGGTCTTTTCCATGGACGGCGATCTGGCGCCGCTCGATCGCGTCGCGGACCTGGCCGACCGGTACGATGCCGCCGTGGTCGTGGATGACAGCCATGCCACCGGGGTGCTGGGGCGCCAAGGGCGGGGCACGCCCGATCACTTCGGGGTCGCGGACCGCGTTGATTTGATCACCAGCACCCTCGGCAAAGCGTTGGGCGGCGCGGCCGGCGGGTTCACAACCGGACGGGCGGAAATCATCGAGCTGCTTCGCCAACGATCCCGTCCCTATCTTTTCTCCAATTCCCTTCCGCCGGTGATTGCCGCAGCGGCGCTCCAGGCCGTGAAGCTGGTGGCGCAGGGGGATACGCTTCGAGCCGCCCTTCAGGCGAACAGCCTGTTTTTCCGCACGGAAATGACTCGACTCGGGTTTCGCCTCCTGCCCGGCACCCACCCGATTGTGCCCATCATGCTGGGCGACGCGGCGTTGGCGACGAAAATGGCGGACCGGCTCCTGCAGGAAGGAATCTATGTGGTGGGGTTCAGCTATCCCGTGGTCCCGAAAGGCCAAGCCCGCATTCGCGTGCAACTGTCCGCTGCCCATACAAGAGAACAACTGGAACGGGCGGTGCACGCCTTTGCCAAGGTCGGGCGAGAACTCGGCGTGATCGCCTGACGACGCCCCCGCTCGTCAAGCGGGGTGCGTCAACCGTCATTGGTCATTCGTCAGCCGCCAACCGGTCTAAAGTTCCCACCGTCCATCTCCTCTGCTCCCAGAGGAGATGCTTCTCTCGAATGACGAATGACCCTTGACGAGTGACGCCTGTATCTTATTCCCGAACCAGCTTCGCGCGCTTCTGCAGATAGGCGTTGCGGACGGCGCTGTACAGGTCGATCGTGGACTCCTCGACCCCCTCGAACGTTTCCAGATTACGCGACCGCTCGTTGACGATGAAGGTGGCGCGTGAGCCCAATTGCACGATCGTGGTGGTCATACGGTTTTTGTGGGCGACCAGCGAAGGGACGTTCTCGATCTCGATGATCGGGAATACCAGCCAGTTGATCGGATCGAGCGCCAGATCCATGAGGTATCCGGTGAAGTCGCGGACCGTGAACGGCGGGAACAGCGGCAACACAAGATAGGGTCCCTGCTGCACGTTGTAGTAGCCCAGCGTCTGGCCAAAATCCTCATCCGGCGTGTCGATCTCCATGTGCTTGGCCACGTCGAAGAACCCGCCCAGCCCGAAGGTGGTGTTGAGCGCAAACCGGCCCAACTCGATCCCGGCGCCCCGCAACTTGCCTTGAAAGAGGTTATTGAACAGTCGCGGCCCTGTCCGAATGTTATGGAAAAAATTCTGCACGCCCCGTTGCACATCATCCGGCAGAACGGCGTTATAGGCCTTGGCGATCGGCTTGAGGGCATATTTGTCGATCTTCCGGTTCACCTCGAACATAAAGACGTTGAACGGCTCCCAGGGATCGTATTCCTCGACGACATCCTGCGGACTGGCAAAGGGATCATAGGGCTCATCCGCGTCATGTTCGTCAACCTGGTCGGTCTTGCCTGCCTTGGGAGACTCCGGCGAAGCGGGAGCCTGCTGCGCGGCTGCCGTGACAGGATGAGCCGCCGACGTCATCAAGAGGATCGCTCCATCCCACTCCCTCGCCGGCAAGCCCGAGGACGGATGAAATGGCGATGCGGCGTCGGTTCGTAGCAGTGCCCCGTGATCGGCGCAGCCGCTCAAACTTGCGAGGACGAGCCAGAGCAGCACCTCTCCCCATCCTCGACCTCGTTTTACAGACAGATCCCGGCCATATCCATGATTGCTCATCGTATTGAACTCGTCTGGATTGTATGAACTGCGTAGAAGAATGAACTT
The DNA window shown above is from Nitrospira tepida and carries:
- the tdh gene encoding L-threonine 3-dehydrogenase — translated: MHAVRKLAPGPGLIFTEQPDPRPGPHDVVVRVKATSICGTDAHIYNWDPWAESRIHLPLTVGHELCGEVVEVGSAVTLVSLGEYVAAESHLTCGRCFQCRTGQAHVCRSYRILGVDLDGSYAEYVALPEAVLWKTAPDIPPHLACIQEPLGNAVDAALAEDVTGQTLLITGCGPTGLFAAAVARTAGAATIIASDVSDYRLGLAKQLGVDHTLNVKADTPEAIASAIRDITEGEGVDASLEMSGDPTALHQAFQAVKNGGRVTLFGIPKGPICFDLPNEIIFKGIRVYGVTGRRLFETWYRIAGLFKAGLDVRPVVTHTFPLAEFEQGFALLNSGQCGKVVLFP
- a CDS encoding glycine C-acetyltransferase, which produces MAYTSLKKAVERQLAEIRSAGLYKTERQLIGPQAAEIQVAHGQGQRAALNFCANNYLGLANHPEIRKAAKDGLDQHGYGMASVRFICGTQDLHKRLERALTTFLGTGDTILYSSCFDANGGLFETLLGEEDAVISDALNHASLIDGIRLCKAKRFRYAHADMGELETALKDAASCRLRLIATDGVFSMDGDLAPLDRVADLADRYDAAVVVDDSHATGVLGRQGRGTPDHFGVADRVDLITSTLGKALGGAAGGFTTGRAEIIELLRQRSRPYLFSNSLPPVIAAAALQAVKLVAQGDTLRAALQANSLFFRTEMTRLGFRLLPGTHPIVPIMLGDAALATKMADRLLQEGIYVVGFSYPVVPKGQARIRVQLSAAHTREQLERAVHAFAKVGRELGVIA
- a CDS encoding MlaA family lipoprotein, with the translated sequence MSNHGYGRDLSVKRGRGWGEVLLWLVLASLSGCADHGALLRTDAASPFHPSSGLPAREWDGAILLMTSAAHPVTAAAQQAPASPESPKAGKTDQVDEHDADEPYDPFASPQDVVEEYDPWEPFNVFMFEVNRKIDKYALKPIAKAYNAVLPDDVQRGVQNFFHNIRTGPRLFNNLFQGKLRGAGIELGRFALNTTFGLGGFFDVAKHMEIDTPDEDFGQTLGYYNVQQGPYLVLPLFPPFTVRDFTGYLMDLALDPINWLVFPIIEIENVPSLVAHKNRMTTTIVQLGSRATFIVNERSRNLETFEGVEESTIDLYSAVRNAYLQKRAKLVRE